A window from Canis lupus familiaris isolate Mischka breed German Shepherd chromosome 18, alternate assembly UU_Cfam_GSD_1.0, whole genome shotgun sequence encodes these proteins:
- the TAF6L gene encoding TAF6-like RNA polymerase II p300/CBP-associated factor-associated factor 65 kDa subunit 6L isoform X1 → MQSSISVMSEREERRFVEIPRESVRLMAESTGLELSDEVAALLAEDVCYRLREATQNSSQFMKHTKRRKLTVEDFNRALRWSSVEAVCGYGSQEVLPLRPAREGELYFPEDREVNLVELALATNIPKGCAETAVRVHVSYLDGKGNLAPQGSVPSAVSSLTDDLLKYYQQVTRAVLGDDPQLMKIALQDLQTNSKIAALLPYFVYVVSGVKSVSHDLEQLHRLLQVARSLVRNPHLCLGPYVRSLVGSVLYCVLEPLAASINPLNDHWTLRDGAALLLSHIFWTHGDLVSGLYQQILLSLQKVLADPVRPLCSHYGAVVGLHALGWKAVERVLYPHLSTYWTNLQAVLDDYSVSNAQVKADGHKVYGAILVAVERLLKMKAQAAEPNKGGPSGRGVRSSDDLPWDSLLLQESPSGGGAEPGFGSVHPLPPGGAGPEDPSPSVTLADIYQELYAFFGDSLATRFGTGQPTPTTLRPPGDKKEPAAAPDSVRKMPQLTANAMVSPQGDESPRGGPASASAPAASESRPLPRVHRARGAPRQQGPGAGTRDVFQKSRFAPRGAPYFRFIIAGRQAGRRCRGRLFQTAFPVPYGPSPASRYVQKLPMIGRTGRPARRWALSDYSLYLPL, encoded by the exons ATGCAAAG CTCCATCAGCGTCATGTCGGAGCGGGAAGAGCGGCGGTTTGTGGAGATCCCCCGGGAATCGGTCCGGCTCATGGCCGAGAGCACGGGCCTGGAGCTGAGCGATGAGGTGGCGGCCCTGCTCGCGGAGGATGTGTGCTACCGGCTCAGGGAGGCCACCCAG AATAGCTCTCAATTCATGAAACACACCAAGCGGCGGAAGCTGACTGTTGAGGATTTCAACAGGGCCCTCCGATGGAGCAGTGTGGAG GCCGTGTGTGGTTACGGATCCCAGGAGGTGCTGCCCCTGCGCCCTGCCAGAGAGGGTGAGCTTTACTTTCCTGAGGACCGAGAAGTGAACCTGGTGGAGCTGGCCCTGGCCACCAACATCCCAAAAGGCTGTGCCGAGACAGCTGTGAGAG TTCACGTCTCCTACCTGGACGGCAAAGGGAACCTGGCACCGCAGGGATCAG TGCCCAGCGCTGTGTCTTCACTGACTGATGACCTTCTCAAGTACTACCAGCAGGTGACTCGGGCTGTGCTGGGGGATGATCCACAGCTGATGAAG ATTGCTCTCCAGGATCTGCAGACAAACTCCAAGATTGCAGCACTCCTGCCTTACTTTGTCTACGTGGTCAGTGGG GTAAAATCTGTAAGCCACGACCTGGAGCAGCTGCATCGGCTCTTGCAAGTAGCCCGGAGCCTGGTTCGGAACCCCCACCTCTGCCTGGGGCCCTATGTTCGCTCCCTTGTAGGCAGCGTCCTCTACTGTGTCCTGGAGCCATTGGCTGCCTCCATCAACCCTCTGAATGACCACTGGACTCTTCGGGATGGTGCTGCCCTCCTGCTCAGCCACATCTTCTG GACTCATGGGGATCTCGTGAGTGGCCTGTATCAGCAGATCCTGCTCTCCCTGCAGAAGGTCCTGGCAGACCCCGTGCGGCCTCTCTGCTCTCACTACGGGGCTGTGGTGGGGCTGCATGCCCTTGGCTGGAAG gCAGTGGAACGAGTCCTGTACCCACACCTGTCCACTTACTGGACAAATCTGCAGGCTGTGCTAGATGATTATTCCGTCTCTAACGCCCAGGTTAAAGCGGATGGGCACAAGGTTTATGGAGCCATTCTG GTGGCTGTAGAGCGACTGTTGAAGATGAAGGCCCAGGCggcagagcccaacaagggagGCCCAAGCGGCAGGGGGGTCCGGAGCTCAGACGACCTGCCCTGGGACAGCCTGCTCCTGCAGGAGTCTCCCTCCGGAGGCGGCGCGGAGCCAGGCTTTGGGTCTGTCCACCCGCTACCGCCAGGAGGCGCGGGGCCGGAGGATCCTTCCCCGTCAGTGACGCTGGCGGACATCTACCAGGAGCTGTACGCTTTCTTCGGGGACAGCTTGGCTACCCGCTTTGGCACGGGTCAGCCGACTCCTACCACTCTGCGGCCGCCCGGGGACAAGAAGGAGCCGGCGGCCGCCCCGGACTCGGTGCGGAAGATGCCCCAGCTGACGGCCAACGCCATGGTCAGCCCGCAGGGCGACGAGAGCCCCCGCGGCGGCCCCGCGTCCGCCTCTGCGCCCGCCGCCTCCGAGAGCCGGCCGCTTCCGCGCGTGCaccgggcgcggggggcgccccGGCAGCAGGGGCCCGGCGCCGGCACGCGGGACGTCTTCCAGAAGAGCCGCTTCGCCCCGCGCGGCGCCCCGTACTTCCGTTTTATTATTGCGGGGCGGCAGGCCGGGAGGCGGTGCCGCGGGCGCCTCTTCCAGACCGCCTTCCCCGTGCCGTACGGGCCCAGCCCGGCCTCCCGCTACGTGCAGAAGCTGCCGATGATCGGCCGCACCGGCCGCCCGGCCCGCCGCTGGGCGCTCTCGGACTACTCGCTGTACCTCCCGCTCTAG
- the TAF6L gene encoding TAF6-like RNA polymerase II p300/CBP-associated factor-associated factor 65 kDa subunit 6L isoform X3, with amino-acid sequence MSEREERRFVEIPRESVRLMAESTGLELSDEVAALLAEDVCYRLREATQNSSQFMKHTKRRKLTVEDFNRALRWSSVEAVCGYGSQEVLPLRPAREGELYFPEDREVNLVELALATNIPKGCAETAVRVHVSYLDGKGNLAPQGSVPSAVSSLTDDLLKYYQQVTRAVLGDDPQLMKIALQDLQTNSKIAALLPYFVYVVSGVKSVSHDLEQLHRLLQVARSLVRNPHLCLGPYVRSLVGSVLYCVLEPLAASINPLNDHWTLRDGAALLLSHIFWTHGDLVSGLYQQILLSLQKVLADPVRPLCSHYGAVVGLHALGWKAVERVLYPHLSTYWTNLQAVLDDYSVSNAQVKADGHKVYGAILVAVERLLKMKAQAAEPNKGGPSGRGVRSSDDLPWDSLLLQESPSGGGAEPGFGSVHPLPPGGAGPEDPSPSVTLADIYQELYAFFGDSLATRFGTGQPTPTTLRPPGDKKEPAAAPDSVRKMPQLTANAMVSPQGDESPRGGPASASAPAASESRPLPRVHRARGAPRQQGPGAGTRDVFQKSRFAPRGAPYFRFIIAGRQAGRRCRGRLFQTAFPVPYGPSPASRYVQKLPMIGRTGRPARRWALSDYSLYLPL; translated from the exons ATGTCGGAGCGGGAAGAGCGGCGGTTTGTGGAGATCCCCCGGGAATCGGTCCGGCTCATGGCCGAGAGCACGGGCCTGGAGCTGAGCGATGAGGTGGCGGCCCTGCTCGCGGAGGATGTGTGCTACCGGCTCAGGGAGGCCACCCAG AATAGCTCTCAATTCATGAAACACACCAAGCGGCGGAAGCTGACTGTTGAGGATTTCAACAGGGCCCTCCGATGGAGCAGTGTGGAG GCCGTGTGTGGTTACGGATCCCAGGAGGTGCTGCCCCTGCGCCCTGCCAGAGAGGGTGAGCTTTACTTTCCTGAGGACCGAGAAGTGAACCTGGTGGAGCTGGCCCTGGCCACCAACATCCCAAAAGGCTGTGCCGAGACAGCTGTGAGAG TTCACGTCTCCTACCTGGACGGCAAAGGGAACCTGGCACCGCAGGGATCAG TGCCCAGCGCTGTGTCTTCACTGACTGATGACCTTCTCAAGTACTACCAGCAGGTGACTCGGGCTGTGCTGGGGGATGATCCACAGCTGATGAAG ATTGCTCTCCAGGATCTGCAGACAAACTCCAAGATTGCAGCACTCCTGCCTTACTTTGTCTACGTGGTCAGTGGG GTAAAATCTGTAAGCCACGACCTGGAGCAGCTGCATCGGCTCTTGCAAGTAGCCCGGAGCCTGGTTCGGAACCCCCACCTCTGCCTGGGGCCCTATGTTCGCTCCCTTGTAGGCAGCGTCCTCTACTGTGTCCTGGAGCCATTGGCTGCCTCCATCAACCCTCTGAATGACCACTGGACTCTTCGGGATGGTGCTGCCCTCCTGCTCAGCCACATCTTCTG GACTCATGGGGATCTCGTGAGTGGCCTGTATCAGCAGATCCTGCTCTCCCTGCAGAAGGTCCTGGCAGACCCCGTGCGGCCTCTCTGCTCTCACTACGGGGCTGTGGTGGGGCTGCATGCCCTTGGCTGGAAG gCAGTGGAACGAGTCCTGTACCCACACCTGTCCACTTACTGGACAAATCTGCAGGCTGTGCTAGATGATTATTCCGTCTCTAACGCCCAGGTTAAAGCGGATGGGCACAAGGTTTATGGAGCCATTCTG GTGGCTGTAGAGCGACTGTTGAAGATGAAGGCCCAGGCggcagagcccaacaagggagGCCCAAGCGGCAGGGGGGTCCGGAGCTCAGACGACCTGCCCTGGGACAGCCTGCTCCTGCAGGAGTCTCCCTCCGGAGGCGGCGCGGAGCCAGGCTTTGGGTCTGTCCACCCGCTACCGCCAGGAGGCGCGGGGCCGGAGGATCCTTCCCCGTCAGTGACGCTGGCGGACATCTACCAGGAGCTGTACGCTTTCTTCGGGGACAGCTTGGCTACCCGCTTTGGCACGGGTCAGCCGACTCCTACCACTCTGCGGCCGCCCGGGGACAAGAAGGAGCCGGCGGCCGCCCCGGACTCGGTGCGGAAGATGCCCCAGCTGACGGCCAACGCCATGGTCAGCCCGCAGGGCGACGAGAGCCCCCGCGGCGGCCCCGCGTCCGCCTCTGCGCCCGCCGCCTCCGAGAGCCGGCCGCTTCCGCGCGTGCaccgggcgcggggggcgccccGGCAGCAGGGGCCCGGCGCCGGCACGCGGGACGTCTTCCAGAAGAGCCGCTTCGCCCCGCGCGGCGCCCCGTACTTCCGTTTTATTATTGCGGGGCGGCAGGCCGGGAGGCGGTGCCGCGGGCGCCTCTTCCAGACCGCCTTCCCCGTGCCGTACGGGCCCAGCCCGGCCTCCCGCTACGTGCAGAAGCTGCCGATGATCGGCCGCACCGGCCGCCCGGCCCGCCGCTGGGCGCTCTCGGACTACTCGCTGTACCTCCCGCTCTAG
- the TAF6L gene encoding TAF6-like RNA polymerase II p300/CBP-associated factor-associated factor 65 kDa subunit 6L isoform X2: MQSSISVMSEREERRFVEIPRESVRLMAESTGLELSDEVAALLAEDVCYRLREATQNSSQFMKHTKRRKLTVEDFNRALRWSSVEAVCGYGSQEVLPLRPAREGELYFPEDREVNLVELALATNIPKGCAETAVRVHVSYLDGKGNLAPQGSVPSAVSSLTDDLLKYYQQVTRAVLGDDPQLMKDLQTNSKIAALLPYFVYVVSGVKSVSHDLEQLHRLLQVARSLVRNPHLCLGPYVRSLVGSVLYCVLEPLAASINPLNDHWTLRDGAALLLSHIFWTHGDLVSGLYQQILLSLQKVLADPVRPLCSHYGAVVGLHALGWKAVERVLYPHLSTYWTNLQAVLDDYSVSNAQVKADGHKVYGAILVAVERLLKMKAQAAEPNKGGPSGRGVRSSDDLPWDSLLLQESPSGGGAEPGFGSVHPLPPGGAGPEDPSPSVTLADIYQELYAFFGDSLATRFGTGQPTPTTLRPPGDKKEPAAAPDSVRKMPQLTANAMVSPQGDESPRGGPASASAPAASESRPLPRVHRARGAPRQQGPGAGTRDVFQKSRFAPRGAPYFRFIIAGRQAGRRCRGRLFQTAFPVPYGPSPASRYVQKLPMIGRTGRPARRWALSDYSLYLPL; the protein is encoded by the exons ATGCAAAG CTCCATCAGCGTCATGTCGGAGCGGGAAGAGCGGCGGTTTGTGGAGATCCCCCGGGAATCGGTCCGGCTCATGGCCGAGAGCACGGGCCTGGAGCTGAGCGATGAGGTGGCGGCCCTGCTCGCGGAGGATGTGTGCTACCGGCTCAGGGAGGCCACCCAG AATAGCTCTCAATTCATGAAACACACCAAGCGGCGGAAGCTGACTGTTGAGGATTTCAACAGGGCCCTCCGATGGAGCAGTGTGGAG GCCGTGTGTGGTTACGGATCCCAGGAGGTGCTGCCCCTGCGCCCTGCCAGAGAGGGTGAGCTTTACTTTCCTGAGGACCGAGAAGTGAACCTGGTGGAGCTGGCCCTGGCCACCAACATCCCAAAAGGCTGTGCCGAGACAGCTGTGAGAG TTCACGTCTCCTACCTGGACGGCAAAGGGAACCTGGCACCGCAGGGATCAG TGCCCAGCGCTGTGTCTTCACTGACTGATGACCTTCTCAAGTACTACCAGCAGGTGACTCGGGCTGTGCTGGGGGATGATCCACAGCTGATGAAG GATCTGCAGACAAACTCCAAGATTGCAGCACTCCTGCCTTACTTTGTCTACGTGGTCAGTGGG GTAAAATCTGTAAGCCACGACCTGGAGCAGCTGCATCGGCTCTTGCAAGTAGCCCGGAGCCTGGTTCGGAACCCCCACCTCTGCCTGGGGCCCTATGTTCGCTCCCTTGTAGGCAGCGTCCTCTACTGTGTCCTGGAGCCATTGGCTGCCTCCATCAACCCTCTGAATGACCACTGGACTCTTCGGGATGGTGCTGCCCTCCTGCTCAGCCACATCTTCTG GACTCATGGGGATCTCGTGAGTGGCCTGTATCAGCAGATCCTGCTCTCCCTGCAGAAGGTCCTGGCAGACCCCGTGCGGCCTCTCTGCTCTCACTACGGGGCTGTGGTGGGGCTGCATGCCCTTGGCTGGAAG gCAGTGGAACGAGTCCTGTACCCACACCTGTCCACTTACTGGACAAATCTGCAGGCTGTGCTAGATGATTATTCCGTCTCTAACGCCCAGGTTAAAGCGGATGGGCACAAGGTTTATGGAGCCATTCTG GTGGCTGTAGAGCGACTGTTGAAGATGAAGGCCCAGGCggcagagcccaacaagggagGCCCAAGCGGCAGGGGGGTCCGGAGCTCAGACGACCTGCCCTGGGACAGCCTGCTCCTGCAGGAGTCTCCCTCCGGAGGCGGCGCGGAGCCAGGCTTTGGGTCTGTCCACCCGCTACCGCCAGGAGGCGCGGGGCCGGAGGATCCTTCCCCGTCAGTGACGCTGGCGGACATCTACCAGGAGCTGTACGCTTTCTTCGGGGACAGCTTGGCTACCCGCTTTGGCACGGGTCAGCCGACTCCTACCACTCTGCGGCCGCCCGGGGACAAGAAGGAGCCGGCGGCCGCCCCGGACTCGGTGCGGAAGATGCCCCAGCTGACGGCCAACGCCATGGTCAGCCCGCAGGGCGACGAGAGCCCCCGCGGCGGCCCCGCGTCCGCCTCTGCGCCCGCCGCCTCCGAGAGCCGGCCGCTTCCGCGCGTGCaccgggcgcggggggcgccccGGCAGCAGGGGCCCGGCGCCGGCACGCGGGACGTCTTCCAGAAGAGCCGCTTCGCCCCGCGCGGCGCCCCGTACTTCCGTTTTATTATTGCGGGGCGGCAGGCCGGGAGGCGGTGCCGCGGGCGCCTCTTCCAGACCGCCTTCCCCGTGCCGTACGGGCCCAGCCCGGCCTCCCGCTACGTGCAGAAGCTGCCGATGATCGGCCGCACCGGCCGCCCGGCCCGCCGCTGGGCGCTCTCGGACTACTCGCTGTACCTCCCGCTCTAG
- the NXF1 gene encoding nuclear RNA export factor 1 gives MADEGKAYNEHDDRVSFPQRRKKGRGPFRWKYGEGNRRSGRGGSGIRSSRLEEDDRDVAMSDAQDVPRIRHNPYPPRPNRRGDSWHDRDRIHVTVRRDRILPERGGAGTSQDGTSKNWFKITIPYGRKYDKSWLLSVIQSKCSVPFTPIEFHYENTRAQFFVEDASTASALKAVNYKILDQENRRISIIINSSVPPHSVQNELKPEQVEQLKLIMSKRYDGSQQALDLKGLRSDPDLVAQNIDVVLNRRSCMAATLRIIEENIPELLSLNLSNNRLYRLDDMSSLVQKAPNLKILNLSGNELKSERELDKVKGLKLEELWLDGNPLCDTFRDQSTYISAIRERFPKLLRLDGHELPPPIAFDVEAPTMLPPCKGSYFGTETLKNLVLHFLQQYYAVYDSGDRQRLLDAYHDGACCSLSIPFTPQNPARSNLAEYFKDSRNVKKLKDPTLRFRLLKHTRLNVVAFLNELPKTQHDVNSFVVDISAQTSTLLCFSVNGVFKEVDGKSRDSLRAFTRTFVAVPASNSGLCIVNDELFVRNASADEIQRAFAMPAPTPSSSPVPTLSPEQQEMLQAFSTQSGMNLEWSQKCLQDNNWDYTRSAQAFTHLKAKGEIPEVAFMK, from the exons ATGGCGGACGAGGGGAAGGCCTACAACG AGCATGATGACCGTGTTAGTTTCcctcaaagaagaaagaaaggccGGGGTCCTTTCCGGTGGAAGTATGGCGAGGGGAACCGGAGGTCTGGAAGAGGAGGTTCTGGCATTCGGTCTTCCCGCCTGGAGGAAGATGACAGAGATGTGGCAATGAGTGATGCCCAGGATGTTCCCCGAATACGACA CAACCCCTATCCTCCCCGACCCAACCGTCGAGGTGACAGTTGGCATGATCGAGATCGCATTCATGTTACTGTGCGGAGAGACAGAATTCttccagagagaggaggggctggCACCAGCCAGGATGGGACCTCGAAGAACTGGTTTAAGATTACA ATTCCCTATGGGAGAAAATATGACAAGTCATGGCTCCTGAGTGTGATTCAGAGCAAGTGCAGTGTCCCTTTCACCCCCATTGAG TTTCACTATGAAAACACACGGGCCCAGTTTTTTGTGGAGGATGCCAGTACCGCCTCTGCATTGAAAGCTGTCAACTATAAGATTTTGGATCAGGAAAACCGAAGG ATATCTATCATCATCAACTCCTCTGTCCCACCCCATTCTGTACAGAACGAACTGAAGCCAGAACAAGTAGAGCAACTAAAG CTGATCATGAGCAAACGATACGATGGTTCCCAACAAGCACTTGACCTCAAGGGTCTCCGTTCAGACCCAG ACTTGGTGGCCCAGAACATCGATGTTGTCCTGAATCGCAGGAGCTGTATGGCGGCTACGCTGCGAATCATTGAGGAGAATATCCCTGAG CTCTTGTCCTTGAACTTGAGCAACAATAGGCTCTACAGGCTGGATGACATGTCCAGCCTTGTGCAGAAAGCACCCAACCTGAAGATCCTCAACCTCTCCGGAAATGAG TTGAAATCTGAGAGGGAACTGGACAAGGTAAAAGGGCTGAAGCTGGAAGAGCTGTGGCTTGACGGAAACCCGCTGTGCGACACCTTCCGAGATCAGTCCACCTACATCAG CGCCATTCGAGAACGATTTCCCAAATTATTACGCCTG GATGGCCATGAGTTACCCCCGCCAATTGCCTTTGATGTCGAAGCCCCCACGATGTTACCGCCCTGCAAG GGAAGCTATTTTGGGACAGAGACCCTGAAGAACCTGGTCCTGCACTTCCTGCAGCA GTACTATGCAGTTTACGACTCTGGAGACCGGCAGCGGCTACTAGATGCCTACCACgatggggcctgctgctccctcagcATTCCCTTCACCCCCCAGAACCCTGCCCG AAGCAATCTGGCCGAGTACTTCAAGGATAGCAGGAATGTGAAGAAGCTCAAAGACCCGA CCCTGCGGTTCCGGCTGCTGAAGCACACACGTCTCAACGTGGTGGCCTTCCTCAATGAGTTGCCCAAAACTCAGCATGACGTCAATTCCTTCGTGGTAGACATAAGCGCCCAGACC AGTACGTTGCTGTGTTTTTCTGTCAACGGGGTCTTCAAAGAAG TGGATGGAAAGTCTCGGGATTCTTTACGAGCCTTCACCCGGACATTTGTCGCTGTTCCTGCCAGCAATTCAGG ACTGTGCATCGTAAATGACGAGCTATTTGTGCGGAATGCCAGCGCTGATGAGATCCAGAGAGCCTTCGCCATGCCTGCACCTACACCTTCCTCCAGTCCAGTGCCCACCCTGTCCCCAGAGCAGCAGGAAATGCTGCAGGCATTCTCTACCCAGTCTGGCATGAATCTTGAATGGTCCCAGAA GTGCCTTCAAGACAACAACTGGGACTACACCAGATCTGCCCAGGCCTTTACTCATCTCAAG gcCAAGGGCGAGATCCCAGAAGTGGCGTTTATGAAGTGA
- the TMEM223 gene encoding transmembrane protein 223 — MGAPGGLCSVRLLVALRSLPARQLLHDVAPPRDVLLFEHERGSFFAVLGLFCAGQGVFWASLAVAALARPPARALPPDAEIPDRGRLDLRSTLWRYGLAVGCGAIGTLVLGAGLLFSLRSVRSVMLRAGGKQVTLTTHAPFGLGAHFTVPLNQVSCMAHRGEVPAMLPLKIKGRRFYFLLDKAGHFPNTKLFDNTVGAYRSL; from the exons atgggggcacctgggggcttgTGTTCCGTGCGGCTGCTAGTCGCACTGCGGTCTCTGCCGGCGCGCCAGCTCCTGCACGACGTGGCCCCGCCGCGGGACGTGCTGCTCTTTGAGCACGAGCGGGGCAGCTTCTTCGCCGTCCTCGGCCTGTTCTGCGCGGGCCAGGGCGTCTTCTGGGCCTCTCTGGCCGTGGCAGCCTTGGCCCGACCGCCGGCCCGGGCGCTGCCTCCAGACGCCGAGATCCCAGACCGCGGCCGCTTGGACCTACGCTCCACACTCTGGCGCTACGGTCTGGCTGTCGGTTGCGGCGCCATTG GTACCCTGGTACTTGGTGCTggtcttctcttctccctccgtTCTGTGCGTTCAGTGATGCTCCGGGCTGGAGGGAAGCAGGTGACCCTCACCACTCATGCCCCCTTTGGCTTGGGTGCTCATTTCACCGTCCCTTTAAATCAGGTATCCTGCATGGCCCACCGCGGTGAAGTCCCCGCTATGTTGCCTCTAAAGATCAAAGGCCGGCGCTTCTACTTCCTCTTGGACAAAGCTGGACATTTCCCCAACACAAAACTCTTTGACAATACTGTAGGTGCCTACCGCAGCTTGTGA
- the TMEM179B gene encoding transmembrane protein 179B: MALLWPQRFELLLLAAAFLCGAVAAATLTRTQGSFSGCCPLYGVAALNGSFPALSQPSAPSVCYFVAGVSGLLALYCLLLLLFWVYSSCIEDSHRGPIGLRIALVISCVAIFLVLVSACILRFGTRSLCKSIVSLNITISCSEAQKVPWTPPGTALQFYSNLHNAETSSWVNLVLWCVVLVLQVVQWKSEATPFRPLEQGDPEWSSETDALVGSRLSHS, from the exons ATGGCGCTGCTCTGGCCGCAGCGCTTCGAGCTCTTGCTGCTCGCGGCCGCCTTTCTGTGCGGGGCCGTGGCGGCCGCGACGCTGACCCGGACCCag GGCTCCTTCAGTGGCTGCTGTCCCCTGTATGGTGTGGCCGCCCTGAATGGCTCCTTCCCGGCCTTATCCCAACCTTCGGCCCCGTCCGTTTGCTACTTTGTGGCTGGGGTCTCTGGCCTCCTGGCCCTCTACTGTCTCCTGCTTCTACTCTTCTGGGTCTACAGCAGCTGCATCGAGGACTCCCACAG aGGCCCCATAGGGCTCCGCATTGCATTGGTCATCTCGTGTGTAGCCATCTTCTTGGTCTTAGTGTCCGCCTGTATCCTTCGGTTTGGCACCCGTTCTCTCTGCAAATCCATCGTCTCCCTGAACATTACAATTAG CTGCTCCGAAGCCCAGAAAGTTCCATGGACACCCCCTGGAACCGCTCTGCAGTTTTACTCCAACCTACACAATGCTGAA ACCTCTTCTTGGGTGAATCTGGTTTTGTGGTGTGTGGTCTTGGTGCTTCAGGTGGTGCAGTGGAAGTCTGAAGCCACCCCATTCCGGCCCCTGGAGCAGGGGGACCCTGAATGGAGCTCTGAGACAGATGCTCTCGTTGGGTCTCGCCTTTCCCATTCCTGA